The genomic interval ACTGGCGCTGGGCCGGTGTGCCCTTCTACATCCGTACCGGCAAGCGCCTGGCCGGACGCGATGCGCACATCGTGGTCAACTTCCACCAGACCCCGCACCCGATCTTCAACGCCCCGGTGGGCGCGGCGAATCGCCTGGTCATCAACCTGCAACCCAAGGACGGCCTGGAGCTGCACCTGCTGGCGCAAGCCCAGGGCAACCGCAGCCGCGCCGCCAGCCAGTCGCTGGCCCCGGTGCAGCTGGACCTGGACTTCGACAAACGCTTCGGCACCGAACGCGTGGGTGCCTACGAGCGCCTGCTGCTCGACGTGCTGGACGGCCGCCTGAACCTGTTTGTGCGCAGCGACGAGCAAGAAGAAGCCTGGCGCTGGGTCGAACCCATCATCGAACACTGGAAGAACGACGCCGCGGGCCCGCGCCCCTACGTGGCAGGCACCTGGGGCCCCAGCGCTTCCAGCGCCATGATTGCCCGCGACGGCTACTGCTGGAGCGAAGAGTCGTAATCCATGCTGGACCGCATCAAAGCTTCCCTCTCGTCGCTGGCCCCGGCGGAGCAGCGGGTGGGCAAGCTGGTGCTGGCCGACCCGCGCGCCTTTGCCAACCTGCCGGTCAGCGAGCTCTCTGACCGGGCCCACGTCAGCAAGCCCACCGTGGTGCGGTTTTGCCGCAGCATGGGCTACGACGGCCTGAGCGACTTCAAACTCAAGCTGGCCGGCAGTGTGAGCGAGGGCGTGCCCTTCATCCACCGCAGCGTCGATCTGGACGACAAAACCAGCGACGTGATGGTCAAGGTGATCGACAACACCGTCGCCGCCTTCCTCAAATACCGCAACGATGCCAGCACCACGGCGCTGGAGAAGGCCGCCGAAATCCTGGCCGAGACCTACAAGACCGGCAAGCGCATCGAGTTCTACGGCGCGGGCAATTCAGGCATCGTGGCGCAGGACGCGCAGCACAAGTTCTTCCGCCTGGGCGTGCACGCCATCGCCTACAGCGACGGCCACATGCAGGTGATGGGCGCGTCCATGCTCGGCCCGGGCGACTGTGTGGTGGTGATATCCAACTCTGGTCGAACCCGCGACCTGATGGATGCCTGCGACATCGCCCGCAAAAACGGCGCCACCACCATCGTCATCACCACCAGTGGCTCACCGCTGGCCGCTGCCGGGCATGTGCACCTCGCCGCCAACCACCCCGAAGGCTACGAGCGCTACAGCCCCATGGTGTCGCGCCTGCTGCACCTGTTGATCATCGACATCCTGGCCACCTGCGTAGCCCTGCGCATCGGCGGCTCGACCCTGCAGCCCAAGTTGCAAGAGATCAAGAACAACCTGCGCAGCAAACGTTACACCTGATTTATAAGAAATAAGCCTCTCGCGCTTATTCCATAAGCATTAGCAGCTACCAAATTAGTAGCACCCATGGCGGGCGATACACTCCCCTTTTTTTCACCAGGGGAGTTGCCATGAACCAAGAACTTTTCGACAAAGGCCTGCAAACCCGCCGCGAGGTGCTGGGGGCCGCGTATGTGGACGCGGCCATCCAGAACGCCGACGCGTTCAGCATGGACATCCAGGAACTGGTCACCCAGTACGCCTGGGGCGACGTGTGGAACCGCCCCGGCCTGGACCGCAAAACCCGCAGCCTGCTGAACCTGGCCATGCTGACCGCCCTGAACCGCCCGCACGAACTCAAGCTACACCTGCGCGGCGCGCTGACCAACGGCGTGAGCCAGGACGAGATCAAAGAGGTGTTTTTGCAAACCGCCATCTACTGCGGGGCACCGGCGGCCATCGACAGCTTCCGCACCGCCAAAGAGGTGTTCAAAGAGTTGGGGGTGTAGCGCCCGCATCGCAGGCGCGCAGGTAGGCCAAAAAAGCCTCCAGCGCCATGGGCTTGGCAAAGTAGTAGCCCTGGCCAAAGGGCACGCCCAAGGCGCGTAACTGGCCGGCCTGGGCGGCGTTTTCTATGCCTTCGGCGACCACCTGGCTGTTCACCGCCTTGGCGATGGCGATGATCTCCGGGATCAGGCTGGAGCGCAGGCTGGCATCTTCCATCTCGAACACAAACGACTTGTCGATCTTCAAGAAGTCGGGCGCGACGCGTTTGACCATGCCCAGGTTCGAATACCCGGTGCCGAAGTCGTCGATGGAGATGTAGTAGCCGTCAGCCTTGAGGCGCTGCAGCTCGGGCACGATCTCGGGCGAAAAGTTGTATTCGGTGACTTCCAGCTCCACCTGCAGGTCGCTGCGGCCCAGCGCCTGCAGGCTGGCGCGCAGGTGCGGCTCGATGGCATCGCGCCGCAAGTTTTGCGGAAAGAAGTTCAGCGCCACCTTGAAGGGCCCGCGCGCAGGCAAGGCCGCCCCCAGCTCCTGCAGCGCCCGGGTGCTGACCGCCGCGTCAAACGCCCAGGTGCGGTTCTCGGCAATCAGGGCCGGGATGAAATGGTCGGGATAGACCAGTTGGCCCGCATCCATCAGCCGGGCCAGCACCTCGCAGCCTATCGGTTGGCCCGTGGCCAGGTCGATGATGGGCTGGTAGTGGCAGACCACATTGGCCGGTTGGCACAAAAAGCGGATGCGGTAGGCCATGGACTGGAAATGCTGGCAGCGCTGCGTCACTGCACCCTGCACCAGCAGCCCCAGCAGCAGGCACACCAGGGCCGCCCCGGCCAGCACCTCGAAATGGTTGCGGTACAGGTCTTGTGGCAGCAGCACCGACTGCACCGAGATCGGGCTGACGCCCGGCAGCGTGGTGGTCACCAGCAAGGCGATGCGGTCTGGATGCCGACGCAGATGGGGGGTGGCCGGGGTGACCAGGCGGTCGGTCCACACGCCCCGGGCACTCTGGAACACCCGCGTGCGCTGGCTGGCGCGACCGGCCCATACGGCGTCGGCATAGCGCACGCGGATGTCCTGGGTGGCGTTGGGCTGCATCACCACCTGGAAGCGCCCCCGCTCGACCAGGGCGGCGCGCACCGTGCCCTGCGACAAAGGCAGGGGGGCGTTCAGGTAGTAATGGCCGATGGAGCCTTCAATACCGCCTTGGGCGGCGGCGCTGGGGGTGTCCAGCAGGCCGATGTTAGTGGTGCAGAACAACTGGCGCTGCGGGTTCAGCAGGCCGATGTCGCGTGCGTAGCGGTGGGTGAACATCAGGCTGCGCAGCCGGTTCAGGTTGTCGGGCGTGCACACCGGAGCAAAAGACGCATTGACTTCGTCCAGCAGCAGGCCGATATCGGCCTGCAGTTCCTGCATGCTGGCAATCACCTGTGCGTGGCCACTGTCGATGGCCTGCAGCCGCAGGTGCAGGGCGGCCAGCAGCACGGCCAGCGCCATCAACAGACCCGCCGCGTAGCCGCAGAGGGTGCCCACGGTTCGGGGGTAGCGCCCCATGAAGCGGCTCAGCCCAAACAGGCCGGTGCCGGGTGCTGGAGAAGTCGCTGTCAGGCGCGGCATACCCGCCGGGTGCACTGGCCGCGTGGGAGATCTGATCCGAACCGCAAGCCCTGCATGTGTTTTCCTTCAAACAAGCCGTGTCGGGAAATTATGGATTAATTACAGTTGCAATTTGTTGCAGTATGGAATCGGTACCAAATTTAATTGTGCGCCCGCCACCGCATTCACCCGGCATGCACCACCACCAGCCAGGCGGTGGCCTCGACCTGGCCCGGGTTGCGGATGGCGTGGGGCCGGTCGGCGGCGTAGCGGGCGGTCTCGCCCGGAGCCAGGTGCTGGTGTGTATCGCCCGACACCACATCCAGCGCGCCGGTCAGCAGCGTCAGGTGTTCGCGGGTACCGGCCTCGTGCGGTTGCGATTCCAGCGCACCGCCGGGCTGTACGGTCAGTGCATACCACTCAAACTGGCCTGCCAGGTCGATGGGGCCCAGGATGCGCAGCTCGCAGGCACCGTCCGGGTGGCGGAGCGACGGCGTGGCGTGGGCGGGCACCACGGTGATGGCGGGCTCGGCAGGCGCGGGCGCAGACCCCAGCAGATCGCCCAGCGGCACCCCCAGCGCATTCGCCAGCCGCCAGACCACCGCCACCGTGGGATTGGCCTGGGCGCGCTCGATCTGCGACAGCATGGATTTGGACACCCCGGCCTTGCGCGACAAGGCATCCAGCGACAAGGCCTGGGCCTGGCGCAGCGCGGCCAGGGTGTCGCCCACGCGGGGCGGCTCGGCGGGTGGGAGGGAAGATTTACGCATGCGGGATTTCCAATATATTGACTTATCGTTCGATATAAAGAACAATTTCGATTTACTGCAACTGCATTGTGCCTGCCATGACCACCACCACCTCAGACTTTTACACCCACCTCCAGCAAGAACTGCAAGCCATCCGCGATGCCGGCCTGTACAAGGCCGAGCGGGTGATCTCCAGCGCCCAGGGGCCGCGCATCCAGACGGTGGCCGCCGATGGCAGCACCCGCGAGGTGCTCAACCTGTGCGCCAACAACTACCTGGGCCTGTCCAGCCACCCCGCCGTGGTGGCCGCGGCGGCGGAGGCTTTGCACACCCACGGCTACGGCCTGAGCTCGGTGCGCTTCATCTGCGGCACGCAAGACATCCACAAAACCCTGGAAGCGCGCCTGTCGAAGTTCCTGGGCACCGAGGACACCATCCTCTACGCCGCGGCCTTCGATGCCAACGGCGGCCTGTTCGAACCCCTGCTGGGCGAGGACGATGCCATCATCAGCGACGCGCTGAACCACGCCAGCATCATCGACGGCATCCGCCTGTGCAAAGCCAAGCGCTTGCGCTACGCCCACAACGACATGGCCGACCTGGAGCGCCAGCTGCAGCAGGCTAAAGCCGATGGCGCACGCCACACCCTGGTGTTTACCGACGGGGTGTTTTCCATGGACGGCACCATCGCCCAGCTCGATGTGATGCGCCGCCTGTGCGACCAGTACGGCGCACTGCTGGGGGTGGACGAATGCCATGCCAGCGGCTTTATGGGGGCCACCGGGCG from Comamonadaceae bacterium OS-1 carries:
- the hexR_2 gene encoding HTH-type transcriptional regulator HexR — protein: MLDRIKASLSSLAPAEQRVGKLVLADPRAFANLPVSELSDRAHVSKPTVVRFCRSMGYDGLSDFKLKLAGSVSEGVPFIHRSVDLDDKTSDVMVKVIDNTVAAFLKYRNDASTTALEKAAEILAETYKTGKRIEFYGAGNSGIVAQDAQHKFFRLGVHAIAYSDGHMQVMGASMLGPGDCVVVISNSGRTRDLMDACDIARKNGATTIVITTSGSPLAAAGHVHLAANHPEGYERYSPMVSRLLHLLIIDILATCVALRIGGSTLQPKLQEIKNNLRSKRYT
- the sutR gene encoding HTH-type transcriptional regulator SutR, which produces MRKSSLPPAEPPRVGDTLAALRQAQALSLDALSRKAGVSKSMLSQIERAQANPTVAVVWRLANALGVPLGDLLGSAPAPAEPAITVVPAHATPSLRHPDGACELRILGPIDLAGQFEWYALTVQPGGALESQPHEAGTREHLTLLTGALDVVSGDTHQHLAPGETARYAADRPHAIRNPGQVEATAWLVVVHAG
- the kbl gene encoding 2-amino-3-ketobutyrate coenzyme A ligase, with protein sequence MTTTTSDFYTHLQQELQAIRDAGLYKAERVISSAQGPRIQTVAADGSTREVLNLCANNYLGLSSHPAVVAAAAEALHTHGYGLSSVRFICGTQDIHKTLEARLSKFLGTEDTILYAAAFDANGGLFEPLLGEDDAIISDALNHASIIDGIRLCKAKRLRYAHNDMADLERQLQQAKADGARHTLVFTDGVFSMDGTIAQLDVMRRLCDQYGALLGVDECHASGFMGATGRGTHEHRGVFGKVDIITGTLGKALGGASGGFTSARREVVELLRQRSRPYLFSNTVAPSIVGASIAVLDLLEASTALRDTLADNTVYFRSALVQAGFDIKPGEHPIVPIMVFDAVVAQKLAARMLELGVYVVGFFFPVVPKGQARIRVQMSAAHTRPDLERAVEAFIQAGRELGLIAA